In one Fibrobacter sp. genomic region, the following are encoded:
- a CDS encoding DNA methylase — IGTNLYLCKIAMDVMVKHVEADSDGVRIAELDEMSYRRQLWAHKPITNFWQVGRGIAARLEKCHLNRGRGIHTMGDIARVSVKEPDALYKMFGVNAEILIDHAWGYEPCTIADIKRAKPQSQSMGEGQVLQDPYPFDKARLVVREMVDTVSMRLVENDLVAKGMVLTVGYDRENVDKGIYHGETVQDFYGRTIPKPAHGTASIGHYTSSQSAFAEAVMRLFDRIVDPQLTVRRLNLVAIDVVDESNQGYDLFTDAQKQEREKKRLKAELLIKKRFGKNAIVKGMDLQEGATTVERNGQIGGHRA, encoded by the coding sequence CATCGGCACAAATCTGTACCTGTGCAAGATTGCTATGGACGTGATGGTAAAGCATGTCGAGGCGGACAGCGACGGCGTGCGCATCGCGGAACTGGACGAGATGAGTTACCGCAGGCAGCTGTGGGCCCACAAGCCCATTACCAACTTTTGGCAGGTGGGCCGTGGCATCGCGGCAAGGCTAGAAAAATGCCACCTGAACCGTGGGCGGGGAATCCACACCATGGGAGATATCGCTCGGGTAAGCGTCAAGGAACCTGACGCCCTGTACAAGATGTTCGGCGTGAATGCGGAAATCCTGATAGACCACGCCTGGGGTTACGAGCCTTGCACCATCGCAGACATCAAGAGGGCAAAACCCCAGTCCCAGAGCATGGGAGAAGGCCAGGTGTTGCAGGACCCCTACCCCTTCGACAAGGCCCGCCTGGTGGTGCGGGAAATGGTGGATACGGTATCTATGCGCCTGGTAGAAAACGACCTGGTGGCCAAGGGCATGGTGCTTACGGTAGGTTACGATAGGGAGAATGTGGACAAGGGAATTTACCACGGCGAAACGGTGCAGGATTTTTACGGACGCACAATCCCGAAACCCGCCCACGGCACCGCCTCCATCGGGCATTACACCAGTTCCCAGTCCGCCTTTGCCGAGGCGGTCATGCGGCTTTTCGACCGGATCGTGGACCCGCAACTGACGGTGCGCCGCTTGAACCTGGTGGCCATCGACGTGGTAGACGAAAGTAATCAGGGCTACGACCTGTTTACCGATGCCCAAAAGCAGGAGCGTGAAAAGAAACGCCTCAAGGCGGAACTGCTTATCAAGAAACGTTTCGGCAAGAACGCCATCGTCAAGGGCATGGACCTGCAGGAGGGCGCCACCACCGTAGAGCGGAACGGACAAATCGGAGGACACCGGGCGTAG